The following nucleotide sequence is from Anopheles stephensi strain Indian chromosome 3, UCI_ANSTEP_V1.0, whole genome shotgun sequence.
TGTATGATAAGCAGGATGATTGGTACAGAGTGGTTTTAGCCTGCTGTAACATACCGCTTACTCCATCACCCCATCTCAGATTGGGGCATCCACGTCTCCTATGTCTGTGtgatcagcccaccggagccttgCGTGTCTAATTCGCTgaacgatggtgagatcaccgcacacctcgtagagctcgtcgttgtagcggctcctccattgtccttcctcACATACGTGGCcatctgagcatcttccttgTTAATGTTGAACAGAGTCCCTGTCTCAGAAACCCATGTGAGTACTGCAACTCCAAATGTCCTATATATAATCCTGCCTTCGTTCGTTGAGACAGGTGTTTTGAGTGGAGTGGAGCCAGCACCCtagctgacttttgaccccagttAGGCGAAGTTTTGGATGACTTCAAAAGTGTTTGTTTGCAGGGCCACTAGTGGTGCCTTTTATACGGGGCAATTTATGGAAAAATGAGAGCTAGTAACGAAACCGctcagtgcaaaaaaaaaattaaaaccttcCATTCAAGACTCTCAACATTGGTATTACAAAGCTCACATAATGTCACATTCCTTAATTTGCAACAAACGGCGAACACGTATTACACAGGATAGTTTCACGAAAACGAGATACGGCTGTTCGTAGTTGACGTTACAGATGCGTGAAAAATATTCCAAATCATCacaaaatagcaaaacaagcTAGGAGAAAGTTGAAAAAAATTTcccttattttttaaataatttaaatacgAAAAAGTTAGGTGTTTCCTTGTCAAATTGGACTTTTTCGACGTTCGGTTctcatcagttttttttttttgcaaataattaGTAAGTGCGTGTGTAACAAAACAAGCGAAAAAAGGGCAAATAAGGTCCCCCTCCATGGCCTACTAAAACCGTCCTCAAAGTCGACCAATTTTGCTGTCAATATCTTGGTGTCCCGATTTGCGTTTGAGGCACTGTACGCAAACATGTAATAATGTAGAGACAGACCCAGAGAACAGAATAAGGTCAAAGCTATATGCAAATTTGTtacgtcgtcgtcatcgtatAAGACCTatttacacacatacacacagacacaaactaAAACTAGTCCAACACACAAAACTTAACAAATATTTAGCAaagcctgtttttttgtttgttttataaacGATTTACGTTTTTAAGGATAATTGTCTTGTACATTTTACCCAAAcctccccccctctccccagacacacacacacactctgcaaCACCTAACACGATATcttatatatatgtgtgtgtgagtgtgtatatATTGTATTGATATCCGGTAaggattgttttcttttgcgtaCCATTAAGCTTAAAAACTtgtaaatagttttttttatagtttattaagatgttttttttttcttctgtaatTCATATAAACGTGTATGTGAAGACAATATATAAAAGAACGAGCGCGGCGATtgaaaacaaaggaaaaacaaatcactcaAAGACCGCAAAggaaaagacacacacagccaGACTTACCATCCGATTGCTCCAAAAATTCCGCACGGGACcaaacagacagacagaccaATACCAAGACCAAACCGAAGAGAATCTTCCTGGATTGGAGGAGCTCACACCGCATACGGACCACATACGGAACCGGTTAATATGAATCTGTGCAACTTGTTACAAAAGCATATATTTAAAACGATTGTGAACAAAATCGACAGACCAGGGAGACggataaaacaacaaaagcgcCCAGGGCCAGTTAACCAGGGGGAATAGTAAAACGCTCAACACCGATCGGCACCGGAAGCGCGGTGTTGCAGGGGCTAGCTGGGGAGGAGGCAGGGAAAGAAACGGGAATACAACTATCATTAATGGTGCATTATTATGGAAACAGAGCAAAAAAGGCTAGCCACCCTTGCGCGCGTTCGCGTTGTTGTGTGGTTGTTGTCgatcaaaataaaagcaaaacattcaaatatttaaaagttAACGGAAATTTACGGGCCAAATGGGACAATattgaaacacaaacacacacactttttcgtcgttttttgtggttgttgtttttattcgcAATGGACACACGCTTCAAAATCACCGTCTACCGGTTTACCCTTTTTGCTACCTTGGTGTCTGGTGTTTATAAACCAAAACCATGCTTTATTTGTTGCGTCCTACTCTCTTTTCATGTGATTAAATTGTTTCCTGTTTTCCTGCTTCTAACTACCCGCCGAATTCTTATCCTCAAAAGGTGcaaaccgaaaaacaaaacacacgcaagCAAACTCTCTTCTCGTTACACACACTCCCATACACTCACACTAGCTAGGATACTTCCGTTCGGGTgacttaaaaacaaacacaaaaaaacatacgGCAAGCATATGACGAACCCCGGGACGTAATCGTGGGTAGGAGGAGGGTGGTGTGTAGCGTCGTCCCGGAGATGATGGCACAGAATTAAACACTAATATCATTCGCAAAAAAACTAATAGAACTGGGATGATAGGGTTTGGAGCCGGGTAAAAGGCGCGGCTGGGCTTAACTAATTGAATCAATTCGGATGCTGCTTTTTCTTCACGATTTATCATCCTGCCGCGGACGTCATGCGGACTGCGCCATCTGTTGGTGAGAGTGTTCAACAGAGACGCTGCTATTGCTTCGgttgctactgctactgttGCTACGGCGATCGGTACCGCTGCTACCCACCGCTAGATGGCGCTCGAGCTGTTTGCTATTTGCACTGCGTCTCTGCTCAGCGGTACCCGTGGAGCCTTTTCGTACAGCGGTACCCGCCTTTAGATACGCTCGCGATTTCCCTGACGCCGCAGGAGctggcggctgctgctgttgtactACTGCATCCTGCTGCACACTTTCGAGCTCATTGATCCACGCCATTTTCGCCGGCTGTTCCGTGCTGTTGCTGATTGTAGATGCCGTGCATTTTGAAGCCACATTCGAAATGCGTCCACCACTACTAGCGCCGGCACTAGCTTTGTTGGACGCATCCTTTGGCGAGTGGGAGGAGTTTGTGGAAGAGGACGGGATGACCGCGGACGGCGGTACGTCTCCGGGcgctgtgttgctgctgctgtcctgCTTTTTCCACTTGGTGCGCCGGTTTTGAAACCATATTTTTACctgcaaaaaatcaaaaaacccAAACGATAACAAATTAGTCACTCATTAACAGTAGCGGCCACAACTAATCACCGATGGCGACCCACAGGATCAACACACTTCCTGTCTCAATCAATCCAAAACATGGGGGGGAGACATAATCTCCTGACTAAAACCCTATTTCCCATTCGCTTCCTTCCTAACAACGGCAGGAACGCGCTCGAGATTAATTATCTCCCATTTCGTGGGGCGATTCTTCATCCGAACGAGCAATTCCTCACGCACGCAACCCCCGATGACAAACATCCCCCCCATACGTCGAGGGCAAAGATTTGAGAAAATATTGTTGTCAAAATCATTTGAATGACACAAATGAGCTTCTGCTTCTCACGCGACGATCGCACCGGCATTCGGACGCCGGGGAGGTTGGTTTCAGGTTCGACACAAACGGTTCGAGCATCCACctcccagccagccagccaagccAGTCTGTAAGTGCCGTACGAAACACTCTTTAGGTGCCGGATGATGGATTGTACTAAAAATAACACATTACACtcaaattttctttttataacTGTCGCTTTTTATGATTGTTGGAGCCGTTAAAAACCGTCGCACGCACGCGGCACGGGGGAAGCAGCATTCTTCCACACGGCTGCGTCCGTGATAAAGTTTGGAGCGACAGTTCTCGCCTCTGCAaaagaaggtgtgtgtgtgtgtgtggtgtttggaagggaatagaaaataaacatttcatttttaattttatatccCTGTACGTTCTACTCTCCCCTCCGGTCGCGTCGCGTAATATGTCTTCGTCAGCTGGGACGCGGCGGCTCATTCGGCGGCTTAAGCCTCTACGCTGGCTGCTGGCAGTAGTACACCATGCAGTCCATCAAAACCCATAGAGTATAGAGAGACCATGACGATAGAGACTGACAGACGATAATGACAACCCCCGTGTgtttcgcgcgcgcgcgtgcggTGTTGCACACACCTCAGTCCCAGAGTCTTGTGGCCCCAGCTCAGTTTTGTGTCGTCGCAACCAAAGACCGACAGAACAACCGAACGAACCTACACAACAAATCATTCCCCACTGTGTTGTAGTTTGCACTGCAGCAGCACGCGTCGCACGAGGGCGCGAGAGGGCGATCATAAACGGTGTCCGAGTGTCGCGTTTCATgtttgccgctgctgctgctgctactgttccGCCGAATCGAGGCGTTAACTGCTGTGCTGCGATCAGCGCGCGCACGACCTCAACAACAGCAGCGGCCGAAGAACCCTTCAGCGGATGGCGGAGTGAAGGAAACGCGGGTCGCGCTACCACCGGCCAAAGAAGTTGTCAATCAGTTTTACGAGgcggaataaataaataaaacaaattaagcCGCGCCACCGCTCTTAGAGGCGGATAGAGCAGAGAGATGATATTAACTAATGAGCGAAGCAGGGATTAACGAAACGCAACCTCAAAGGATATCCGTCCGGCGGGGACGGAAATATCTTATATTGGTTTGAAGCGTTCCGCATCCCCTCCATCCCATCGTCATCGGGTTGTGAGTAAATCCCTAAACCCACAGACGGTGAGAGAAGACATGTTTATTTGTTAACATTACTGCTGCTTAATAGATTTCCTGATCACATCGTGGCCATCATCATCTATCGCGTAACATTCCCAATCGGTCTGAGCGACTGGAATACTGGTTAAGACATTTTGTTAACTAAAGTTCTTTTCAACTAGTTTTAGCGAAATAACGATATTTAATGGAAGAAACCATCGGGTCCTGTATTCTATTCACCAACTAAAGTGGCCTGGCGCCCGGAGACGAACCAGGCTAAAGTCTGAAGAAAGACTTCTGACCCCACACTCACGAGCACTCAATATTCGCAACTGATTCGCCCAAAGGGATAtatctttttcagactttttacaaTCATTATTTACTATTACAACAATTTTCACACAGCCTAAACTATACCTTCACTTTAGGTatctcagtagcgaaaagtgagtgcacCTAACCGTCCATTGCCTTTAATGCAGGGGCCTTCAATCCATAGTTTAATACTTGTTGAAACTGTTCAGTGGAACGTTTCGAATGAAGAGTGGAAGAATGTTGGGCTAAAGTCTAAATAGATGcccccacccacacacactcacggcactcactttaggctactgagttaccttaaatttaggtaaaagttaagcaaaaatttgaGAATTCattgtaataattatttataatagttagaaattataaataaataataaataaataaataattacagtaaaaagtctgaaaaaatacacttttagataactcagttgcaaaaatgagtgtccgtgagtggggggggggggggacatctattcagactttagccgaaTGTTGCAAGTCCAccgtggaactttgcaatcgcATTATGGAATCTTGCATTGCAGTTTGGAGATATTTGTAACGCAGCTTTACAAGGAGCTTTACAGTCAAAGAAATAAGTCTGTCAAAGCTGTAATGTTAATTCCATTAAGCGTATTCAAGAATCATTTAATGTCTAAATTTATGGTTTAATTACCACTGCCTTATGCTCATTATTACCTACAAATTCACCACACTCGGTTGGTTCAGTAAGCTTAAAACCGCCTTTTCATCGTGTATTGGATCGGGCTTTTTGGATCGACGTTCTTAACTTACCAAAACAGAAATCAGTCAAGACcgtttgataaaattttttcGGAAAAATGGTGCCCCTCGGATCATAAATCAGTCTTGAAAAGAATTTCAACTACATCAAGATTTTACCAAAAATACACTTAAAATAAGTTCAATTTCAAACTCTTCTAATTAATTAAGCTTATTGCGTGGTTTGTGTCCGGACATTCAATGTGAACTTGCAATTTCCCTGCGATTGCTGCGACACAGCAATTCTCTTTGCAAAACAACATGATCAAATGATCAAAAACAATGTTTTACTGAATTGGATATGAATTGGCAGCTGAAGTCCCCTGGTCCACTGGTCAAGGGCAGTTAAAACCACAAACTCCACAACTTTGGCACAAACTccttttttgtgcaataattTCAGTTGTCCAGCCaactattttttataaataaatttaaaaaataattcagaTAAAgacaattttcattttaagtATGTCGTCTTACTTCTTCTTGGCCCTactacctcgagaggtctcggcctgccattgctggctttctgtgacttgatgttACCCGAAGTAAAGTAGtgagccctacgtacggggaggcggtcgggatggtatttgaaccccggtccggcCATCAGACCGGTGCCACTGCAAAAATATCGATGCTTGGGAACCATTTCATCTGAAATGTTGAAGTCGGTGCAATATGGTTCCACGACTGGCCAAACAAATTTTGTTACTATAATGacttaaaaaatcaaatcgcTGAAGTGCTCAACGTAATGAATTTAAGACAAAAAGGGCTGTCCAAACACGTTAGAGAATGGTAATAATATATAAATTAGTGAAATAATTATTCAGTCAAGTCCAAGGAAGGGTTCGTTTAAACTGACAACCATCCGGCCTGTTGTCTCTCTGTATCCTTGCAATGGCAGAACGCGGTTTTAAATATTGCTGACAAAACACAACAGAGAGTGACGCGGGGGAATCCAAGGCTTATTTATTGCCTAGTGGCTTTTTATACAGAAAATGTGGATGTCCTCGACAAGATGGAAACTGTTGCATCAAACAATTGCCGCTCGCGACTGTTATGAAGCTTTCCTCCGGTAATCAGCAGAATCAGAATGAGTGACGATAGCTAACGATCAAACAGACTACCACAAAAGGAAGTTTTGGACAAAAGGAAGCTTCTACCGGAAGACCTTAACTATAACAAACTCAACGCTCACCTGTGTTTCCGTAACGTTCAACAGCTTCGCCATTTCGGTCCGCTCGTTCGACGACAGATACTTCTTCACCTCAAACTGTTTCTCCAGCTCGAAGATTTGACGGCCCGTAAATGTGGTGCGTGCCTTTTTCTTGCGCCGATGGTGGCTACCGACACTGGTCGAGTCCTCTTCGCCCTGCACCGTACCGTTGTTCGTGGACAACGTGGACCCGGCGCCCGCCGGCTTGGGCAGAGAAAATAGCGTCGACATGGTCATGGTGGCCGACGCGACAGCATCGTTAACCGCACTACTAAAGTGACCATCGGTAGTCGAGGAGTCATCGTTCGACATGCAGATGTCCGAGTCGCCATCGCTCGAGTGTGTTAACGCTGCCGGAGGCACAACACTTCTTGGACGCTGTGGGTATTGGGCGGACGTGGAAGAGCGTACGGATGGTGTGTGCCGCCGCTGGTGATAGTGTACGGAGGAGGATCGTGTTGACTCTTGTGTGGAATCTGTAAGCGGTCAGAAAAGGCAGGTTAGATGTGTGGTCAGGTGTCTCTCAAACAAACGCATAACCTTACCTTCCTCGGATGTAATTTTGCGCTCGTGCAAACGATCCACCGAGCCGCGACCCAGACTGGGCGTTCGTCTACCGACAGCAGCCGTTGTGTCCGCCGGTTTTGATATGCACAGATTAAGCGGCTCATCGCTGGGACTCATCGGACGCGAACGATCGACATTGATCCCTTTGTCCTCCACATCATCCTCCTCATCATCACGATCGTCACTGTCATCGTCCTGATCGACGGTAATGTTGTCCTCGTCCTCTATCACCCGCCGCTTCTCCACATCGGTCGGACGGTAGTACAGGGAAGAAACGTCATGGCCTGCTGCTTCCTCCGGAATGGGCGCTCCGAAAAGCGCACTGTAAGGTTTTGTGTGACTTTCCGGGAGAGCAGCGCTAGAAGGCggactactgctgctggaagtGCACTTGGCGAGTGACGTTCCTTTCCAGCCGAGAATGTCCATGATCGAGTGTGGCGTTGGAGGTTGCTTCGGTGGGTTAGCGTACACGTGTGGATGCCATTGCGTCTGCTTGGTCCATTCACCGCCGCTCGGAGGAGCGCTATCGGGGATGAAAGAGGCACCGTCGGTGGTAGTAGCGCGGACAACCGTATCGCTgtgatcaccaccaccatttcgCTCGACGATCTTTTCCGTCACGGATCGCCGTCCGACGGTGTTCAGATGGTTCGGCTCGTTGTTggtcggctgctgctggtgatccTTCTCACCGTGGCTCGGTGAATGCTGATCGTCCGGCACGTTGCTGTGGTAGAGATTCTTTACCTCTAGCAGCTCTTCCGCTTGGGTCATTTTGGGTTTCCGATTTCTGCAGGCGTCCTCAATCGTGAGCTCGTGTTGTCATACGCGCTCAATCACATGAATTATCTGCTTTTCAGCGATTTTTTGGCAAAGACACTTTTTGCTAAAGAAACTTGGTGTTATTTTGTCATTACACTATTCGTTCGCGATGGAAGCGCTGTTGtctgaaaataaaaccaaattaAGGATTTAGCAATCATACATTATTCATTGGTGGATAATAATTCATAATGCAGTTCTAATTTTACTTTGCTATCAGTAGAGACATCCCTATTCGCTGGAGACTTCAACGCTGTCAAAAGGTGGAAGCCATTACTTACTAAGAGAAGCTATGCACCCTCAGTCACCAATATACAGTGGATGTAATTcaaattattaatattaattaaaaaaaagtaaaaacaaactgATCAATCGATCATTCTAGTTGATACTAACATCATATCAAAAACCCCATTCTGGTCTGATTGATGTCATATCAGGcatataaattaacaaattTCACTAAAATATCACCAAAACCATTAGCTTGCCGACCCAGACAGACTTGTTGCGCCTTCAAACCCCACTTCAAGAAACATCAAGCCAGAATGTCCGCACAGAAGAGTGATGAAATGAAATCGTAATGTTCTATTAATACTCATTTGATGTCACTATAAATATGACAGGCCAACTCAAAAATATTCCATCTGCCTCAACTCTTTCTCACATTGGGCCTAATAAATTTTATGCGTTCTCCTTTTATTAGACCATCACCGTCGCTAGTGATGTCGTTATTAAGATTGCTCATGACAGTAAGCAACATGCTAGCAGGAATCGTGCCGACAGAACAttttacattattttacacaatttataTTACCATCCTTTTACTTGGCAGATATGGCAAACTGATCGCAGAAGGAGAAAGAATGTATCGTTTTGATGTAGATGATTTGAATATACATGCTGAATCTGAACTATTGGGAGTTGTGTGACGATCTGAGTAGAATAATTATTGTGCTTGGCGCATTTTACAGACGCGTCCTTGTTACACTTGTTTCCACCTGCAGTTGAATCGCTGATGACCGgttgcttcgatttgcgtgGCTTCACCATCGAATGGGTGACACACTACACGGGCGACATTACATGCCGTTGccatggaatcacgtgccgataTCCTTGAACTATCGTTTTAAATAGAAGCTTTGAAAACCCGATCATAGTGGCATGTGATGCTATGGTACTGACGATCTTCGTGTCGGTGAGCGATTTGACTGTAACTGGAAAAAGGTGTAATAACGTCCCATTGTTGACGTTATGGTTCGATTTTCTTACGTTTGTTACGCATTAAGTgataaaattaacaaaaaaactcactgATACTTAAAGTGTTAAAGCAAAATCCCAATCCAAACTTAATGTTATACCGAAACTAATTAAATTATGTTATCGTGAGGgaggttgttgttgatgttaaACGCTTATCCTGAGGACCTTTCAAATGTTTTTGACGTTGTTTTTCCAGCTGGCGGGGtagagttgttttgttttcagccCTACTTGGAGAAGTTTCCTAACTAGCTAGTGTTATGGGAGAAGTACATAGCTGCCTATGGGAGATACTTGAGGCCTCAGGTGTAAACGGTTCGGGTACAACCAAATTGTATCAAGTGTTTTTTCCGAATCGAGAAGAACCTTTACATGTGTTGAGCTTTTAATTTCTCTATTATTTTTCACTTGCTTTAAAGAAACCCTTTGCAATTGATATGTGGTTGAAAAGTATGGCAGAACCCCAAATGGTGACTTAACTATAATGTTACTGCTGGCAACATGCAGTTGAAgccctttttcaattattttttcgaATAATTTTCCAATACTACTAAGTGAACTGATGGTTCGGAAGTTTACAGCTAAACTATGGTTTTTTACCAGGTTTGGGCTTGTAAATCGAACTGAAGTATTTAACCTTTATATTAAATTCCTATCATAATATTAAGTAAACAACAACGATAAACCGTTGTAAAAAACCCGATTCTTATTGAACTTCTCTTTTGCAACCAACTCGGTTCAAAAATAAACTTAGCAGCAAAAACGGGGCGAAAAATTATTCTCAACAAATTAATGCCAATATTTCATCGCGCTCAAAGATATATctgattgattttatttagtATATAGTGGTGGACAATGTAATAACACCATCTATACACTCAATCATCACACTACTTCTTTCGGTACTTCTATTGCGCTTTACTTTAACCTAAACTTGGTGAAAGCATCAACGAAATCTTAACTAGCTattggaatttttttttgttcaaaaatgggcgtcataaaaaaattaacttttATGATAAGTGACCCAATCTTAAGCTAAACTGCGTAAAGAGTAGATGATCaaaacttcctttttttggtttttattagttttgatTTGCTAACCTTTCATCAGAATGAGTGGAAAACAGGCTCAGAATCAATTGCTTTATTGAGCGAATAGGATAGGATTGTATTCCTAAAATCTCCAAGAAAAACTAAGTCAATTCGCTTTAAAATTGTCAAGataattttgctttttttaaagttCTATTGTCCGTTACTGTGTACGAATTAAAATAGAAATTCAGAAGAAGAGGGATGCACACAAACTTTTCGCGTAATTTTCAATACATTATTAAACACATGATTTATTAGTAAAATTTTGAAGTGAAAAGAGAATCAAAAACATAGTATTTTATCTTAGATTTGTAGTGCTGCGTCATTTCCCTTCAAGCTCTAAATCTCGACAGGATTTGGTCTTGGtttgaaaaaaagaaggaagggaAGATAGAGTTTGTTACTGGTCCCTTTGTGTTATTTATAATTATCTTTGTAtgctttttaatttaaaaaaatctctctTAATTTCACACTATGTAATCTGGGGAAAACTGAGAAGATTCGGTGGAAAAGTCTAACTCTTCATTCCAcaattgatttgaattttagcaaacggatgttttaCAAAAACCCAAATCCAATTGACTTGGCCCAAGTTCTCGCAACATACAAAACATACATCATTCGCTAGTTCCGTACCGCACCGCTATTAGCCTATCGTCTTCTACGAACAAATTATTCATGTTCAAACCCCGATTCAAATGTTCAAACCATTGCCGTGAAATATTCATTGGCGGCAATGATGTCCGCAGGGCCGggttaataaaattgtttgtgAACATATCATCGCCGCCCACCCGCGCCTCCACTCGGGTTCGGCACGATTCCTTCGATCTGCTGGTCATCTTCCAATCGCTTTAGCTCTTCTCTTCTGAGGAACGGAGGAGCTTCCACATATCCGCCAAACGGATCAATAATTCGCACGGAACAATTTCTCCATGCAAGTTTatcaaaccaacaacaacagcagcagcattaagCTCCGTTTTGCAACATTCCCGAGCAATGACTGAAGCAAAGGGGACGAGATGGAGATGAAGTCCAGCTCACAACGGACGACGTATGCTAACATACTCGCCGGATCGAAACTTAACATTCCCTTCTGCACACTGGAACCCCCCTCCCGTTCCTTCCCAGCTAAGGCTAATGCTCTCCGAACCCGAGGCGCTTATCGTTGAACgcaaaatttattcaattattaATAAACAGAAACGGAGCAGGCAGACCAGACCGCTGGCCAAGCAATGTTAGCTAGCTAGCTGCAGCCCGGCTGGGACCGCTCGATGATGCTCGCACTGGCCCACATCAGCCACATgatacatacacacatcacTCTGTGCGT
It contains:
- the LOC118511928 gene encoding homeobox protein slou produces the protein MTQAEELLEVKNLYHSNVPDDQHSPSHGEKDHQQQPTNNEPNHLNTVGRRSVTEKIVERNGGGDHSDTVVRATTTDGASFIPDSAPPSGGEWTKQTQWHPHVYANPPKQPPTPHSIMDILGWKGTSLAKCTSSSSSPPSSAALPESHTKPYSALFGAPIPEEAAGHDVSSLYYRPTDVEKRRVIEDEDNITVDQDDDSDDRDDEEDDVEDKGINVDRSRPMSPSDEPLNLCISKPADTTAAVGRRTPSLGRGSVDRLHERKITSEEDSTQESTRSSSVHYHQRRHTPSVRSSTSAQYPQRPRSVVPPAALTHSSDGDSDICMSNDDSSTTDGHFSSAVNDAVASATMTMSTLFSLPKPAGAGSTLSTNNGTVQGEEDSTSVGSHHRRKKKARTTFTGRQIFELEKQFEVKKYLSSNERTEMAKLLNVTETQVKIWFQNRRTKWKKQDSSSNTAPGDVPPSAVIPSSSTNSSHSPKDASNKASAGASSGGRISNVASKCTASTISNSTEQPAKMAWINELESVQQDAVVQQQQPPAPAASGKSRAYLKAGTAVRKGSTGTAEQRRSANSKQLERHLAVGSSGTDRRSNSSSSNRSNSSVSVEHSHQQMAQSA